CCGAACTGCGTCCACTGCGCCAGGAAGGTGCCCTCCTGATCGAAGATCTGCACGCGGTTGTTCGAGCGGTCGGCAATGAACAGGCGGCCGTCGTTGTCGATGGCGATGCCGTGCAGGGTGCGGAACTCGCCCGGCGCGTAGCCGGTCATGCCCCACTCCTTCACGAAGTTGCCCTCGGCGTCGAACTTCACCACGCGGTTGTTGGTGTTGTCGGCGTGGCCGTCGGCGACGAAGATGCTGCCGTCGTCCGCCACGACGACGTCGGACGGCGCATTGAAGTGGTTCGGGCCGTCGCCGGGCTCGCCGGGCGTGCCGAGCGTCAGAAGGACCTCGCCGGTCGGGCTGAACTTGACCACCGAGTGGCCGCGGTCGCCGCCTTCCGGCGTGCGCGCCTCGCTCACCGCGTCGGTCACCCAGACGTTGCCGTCCGGGTCGACGTCGATGCCGTGCGGCCAGATGAACATGCCGCCGCCGAAGCTCTCGACCGCGGTGCCGTCGGGCGCGAACTTGATGACCGAATCCAGATCCGACTCCAGGCACTCCCACCCGAAGCGTTCCGGCCCCGCGTCGCAACGCAGGATGGCCCAGATGTGCTCGCCGTCGTTGTCCACGGTCGCGTCCCCGACCGCGCCGACGATGCGGCCGTCGGAGAACTTCGCCCAGTCGTCGACCAGGCGATAGGGGTTGGGATACGGTTGGCCGACCATGGCGGTCACCCCTATCCCGAGGGCGAGGGCAACCGTAATCCCCAGGTTGATCTTTCTCAGCATTGACTTGCACTCCAGCGCAAAATGGGCACGAACGCCATTTCGCAGCCCCCTCTTCTCGGCGACTGCGCTTCCTCGTCCGGTGCCTCGTTGTTTCCCTCCTGAGTCCTGCCGACTGCTTCTTTCTTCTTTCTTTTCCTCCCCTGGGGAAAAACCTCCTCCCGACTACTTCCTCTCCTGCGCCCGCTCGCCGCTCAGCGAGTTGGGGACCGCGTAGTTCCCCTCGTGGCAGGCGTACTCGTACTGCAGGTACTCGTTGTCGCGCTTGTAGTTGAAGGCCACCGTCCAGGGGGCCGTGTAGGTCTCGGGGTCGTCCACGCGCAGCTCGTAGCGCAGCGTGTCGGCGTCGAGCAGGGTGAACCGCTCGACGACGTGGCGCGCCTCGGTCTGGGGAGCGCGCGAACCGGGACCGCGCTGGTTGGCGACCGCCTTGAAGTTGCGTGACTCCACGACCAGCGTGTCGCCCTCCCAGCGCGCCCGCGGGTCGCCGTTCCACAACGCGATGCCGCCGTCGATGTGCGCGCCGGCGTCGATCGGGATGATGCGGGAGTTGTGGATCATCTCGCTCAGGATGACCACGTGGTTCGGCGTGTGGAAGAACATCTTCCCGTTGTTGTACGCCGTGGGCATCATGATCCCGTAGGTGCCCCGCGAGATGCAGCGGTCGCCGGTCTCCATCGTCGAGTACGAGTCGTGCAGGTGCTCGCGGTGCCAGGCGACGCTCTCGGCCGCCTTCGGCGTCATGGCCGGCATCCTGCCGCCGGCCGGCTCGATCAGCAGCGCCGGTGCGTCGACCCCGGCCGGCTCCTTCCAGAACCAGTCGAACCAGTAGTTGGCGTACGCGCCCACGCCGCGGCTGTTCTCGTGCCCCTGCCAGGTGACCGCCTTGCGCGCGTCCGAGCGCTGCTGCACCAGGGCGTCGATCTCTTCCTGCGAGACGTCCGCGCCCGCCAGCGCCTCCGGCAGCTCGAGCGGGATGTGGGACGAGCCGACGTTGTTCCAGGTGCCGTTCAGGTCGGGCTGCCCGTCGGCGAGCCGGGGCGGATTCCAGCCGTCCCCGTTCTGGGCCTGGGCCGGCGCCGCGGCGCCGCCGGCCAGGGCGAGCACCAGCGCGGTCGGGGCGAACGAGGCAACGAATCGAGCCATGGTGAACCCTCGCTTTCGCGCTGATGATACTGCACGCTCCGCCCTTGCGCGCCGGCCCCGGCGGCGATTATCGTAGCCGCTGGAGATTCGAACGGAACGCACGCCAAAGGAAGGTGAGAGATGCGCAGTCGATCCCTCTCGATGTCGCTCGTTGCAGCGGTCGTCGCGGTGCTCCTGCCCGCGGCCGCGCTCGCGCAGACGCAGTCCGACGGCGAGCCGCTCACGCCCTGGGGCGATCCGAACCTGGAGGGCACCTGGTCGTACGCCTCGCTCACGCCGCTGCAGAGGCCGGCCGGGCTCGGCGACCGCCGGCACTACACCGAAGAAGAGGCCGCCGCGCGCAACCTGGAGGTGACCCTCGACCGCGAGCCGCCGCCCGGTAGCGTCGGCTCCTACAACGCGCTCTGGTTCGACCGCGGCCGGGTCAGCCCCGATCTGCGTACGTCGCTGATCATCGATCCGCCGAACGGCCGTCTGCCCATCACCGCCGAAACCGCGGCGCAGGCGGAGGCCGACCGGGCGTACCGGGCGGAGCATCCGGCCGACTCGCACCTGGACCGCAGCAACTGGGATCGCTGCATCACCTATCACGGCGTGCCGCCGGTGTCGACGGGCTACAACAACACCTACCAGATCGTCCAGACGCCGGACCACGTGGCGATCCGTGTCGAGAACATCCACGACGTGCGGATCATCCCCATCGACGGCCGCGACCGCCTCACCGACGACATCCGCCAGTGGAACGGCGACTCGCGCGGCCACTGGGAGGGCGACACGCTGGTCGTCGAGACGCGCAACTTCAGCGACAAGACGCAGCACCG
This genomic stretch from Acidobacteriota bacterium harbors:
- a CDS encoding 6-bladed beta-propeller, translating into MLRKINLGITVALALGIGVTAMVGQPYPNPYRLVDDWAKFSDGRIVGAVGDATVDNDGEHIWAILRCDAGPERFGWECLESDLDSVIKFAPDGTAVESFGGGMFIWPHGIDVDPDGNVWVTDAVSEARTPEGGDRGHSVVKFSPTGEVLLTLGTPGEPGDGPNHFNAPSDVVVADDGSIFVADGHADNTNNRVVKFDAEGNFVKEWGMTGYAPGEFRTLHGIAIDNDGRLFIADRSNNRVQIFDQEGTFLAQWTQFGRPSGITFDAHGRVYVADSESDDVQNPGWELGIRIGDAKTGWVDEFIPFVWGDPREVAGNGAEFVAVDAAGNIYGGEPRPRNLQKYVRVRP